The Chitinophaga caeni genome segment ACTTAGCAACTACAAGTATCTTTAAAGATGCGTACAAAAAAGAAAAAAACACTATAAGTTTTGCTACGCAATCAGGCTAAAAGACTTTCTCTACTTCATTTCTTAAAATTCAAATTGATAGAAATATTATTATAAACAAAGGAGCGGCCTCAATATTTATGAGACAGCTCCTTTTTTCTTTCACGAAGTCAACTAAATAAATGCGTGCTTTTAGCGCTCAATTTTTTCGCCCTCTTTTTTACCCTGCGAAGCAGGGATTAAAATAATACTTTTAATTTTTATCGTTTATATACCAATTATCTTTATAATGATTGAATACATAGCCTTTACGGACAATACTGTCACTTATGTTTTCTGAAAGTCTTAAATAATATGCTGGTTCATTAGGTCTGTAAGGGTTAATAAAAACATTTTCTGAACTATCTACTGACAACAGATAAAAATCATATTTTCTAATTTCATTAACTGCGTTGGTTATTTCGTTATCCGTTAAATAATCAGGAATACTATTTTGTATTAAAAGAGACCTACTAATATTCTTTATTCTTTTCTGTGAAGTATTGAACTCTACAAAATATAAAGGTTTGTTTTCTCCATATCTCCCGACAGCATAAACAATTTCATTTACTCCCTTGCTCCTTTGAAAGATAGAAATTCCCTTTAAGTTGTTGAAATTTTCATTATTAAATTTTGAAATAAAACCGTCAATATCATTTTCTTTCATACTTCCATTTGAGCAAGATGATAAAATAAGGAATAATAGAATAACATTCTTAAAAGCTATCATTATCTGCTACCTCCTTTTTTCTTTATTTCAGCTTGGTGCCTTAATTCTAAGATGGTTCTATATTTAAATTGTTGAGCGTGAAATGCACCTTTTTTAATAGAATTTTGGTCATCTTCCGAATCCCATTTTGAAGGATAGCCATTTGAACCTGAATTCATTTTGCTATTAAAATGCGCACCAAGTTGTAGAGTAGCATAACTAAATCCTAAAGTAAATCCTGACGCAGCCCATAAATAGTTGCCAAAATTCATATGATTATGTACAGTATAATCTCCTTCGGGTAAAAATAGCATTGGAGAAGGACTATTGAGAGGGTCGCTACTTGCACCTTGTGAAGCATATTTTGTAGGTATTAAAGAATATGAATAATCAAAAGGTTGCCCCCCTTTACTTTTCTTGTAAAAACTTCTTAAACTATTTTTATTATCATATTTAAACGCACCTTGTGAAGTAAGAATTCCTTTTAATTCACCATTACTAACAAAAATAAGTTTATCTATGATACCATCTCTTATCTGTTGGGCATCGGCTTGTGGGTCTGCAAATTCAAATCTTAGACCATCCCAAATTTCTTGCTTGTTCTTGCCTTTACCTATGGATTTCATACTTCCATACGAACCAATTTGACCAAAAGCATCAGTATCAAACATACCTAAATATTTTCCATCTGATTTATTAAATCTATATGTAGTGTCCCCTAAAACATCAATATTGAAAATGGGATTATTTGCAAAAGTTGCATAATTAGAAATAGATGGATGGGGTTTTGGGTCTGTGTTCCACCTGCGACCTAAACGGCTATCATACTCCCAAAACTCCGCTGTATAACTATTTTCCTCTCCTTTAATCTCATCTGATTTCTCCTGCCCATTAAACCCATACCTATACCCCCAACCATTAAACACCCTTCCCGGCATCTGCATTCCGAAAGGGTAATAATCCGTCGCGCTCAACAAATCTACATCATAATACGCAACCGTCAAACCATCATTTTCATAAACCGGGATGCGTTTATCGCTGATCGTGGCCAGCACGTTGCCCAGGTGGTTCGTCAGCTCGTAGGTGCGGCGGCCTTCGGAGAGCCAGCTCGTGTCGATATCGAAGGTCGTACTTAGGTCCAAGCCGGGGTTCCACAGGCCGAGGCGGCTGCTGCCGTAGAGGTGCTGCTCAAGCTGGTAAAATAACAAAAGTCTGACACTATCTGACACTATCAGAATATCTAATAATGCAAATGACTTTTATAAGCCTTCCCATAATCTACATAATATTCAAAATTATAATTGCCTTCTGAGTATCCACTACTTAATAAAAAAATATATTTTTTCTCTCTATTGTGGATAGTATCTTTCAAATATTCATTTTCATAAAACTCAAAAATTTGATTTGTACTATCCTTACTTACGAGTTCAAAAAAAGTAAATGTTTGATTTGGGTATGCCGTCCCTTGCTTAATAGGCAAAGCACTTAAACATTTTCCATCTTTAGGAATAGAATAAACAATGCACCCATCTTTATCATACTGTTTTTGACCGTTCTTTTGATTAAAATAAACAGTAACCTTTCCAACATATCCACTTGGAATAAAATGCTTTTCGCAATGCAATGTGTGATCGCATGACATCAGCATAAAACTTAAACCAACAACAATAACCCATAAACTTATTTTCATACTAAGGAATTTTTTTCCAGGTAAATCTCTCGCTGGAGAGGCATTGGATATTTGAGCATTATAAGTCGCAGGACTCACTACAACATCATTTCCATTTCTATCCTTGGTATAAACGCCATTAAAATTTCCATCTTGATCTGTAGATATCTTGGTATTAAATGTTCTTGAAAGAGATAGCTCTGAACCTGATAGTGCTTGAAGTATATTACTTTTTGCAGGCGAAGTATAGGCGCCTATAAACAATTTTGTACCCTTTGCATCTTCAATAAATGATTCAAATGCAGGAAAACCTTTCCCAATCAAACTATAAGAAACATTTATATATCCATCTGATATATGATTATCTATAGATGTTTCCCCTGTCCAAACTATCGGTTGATCAATCAATGAACTAATCGGGTCAAGTATAGGAAAGGGTGCAAGTGGAGCCTGCCCCTCAATTCTGGCCTTTACTGAAACTTCACTCCCATTACGTTGTGCATTCCACATGATAACTTCTGGATTTACTATTGGCGCGGTCTTCAATGCCTCACCTGTTTCTCCATCATACCTTATTGTATTGCCAAATTGCTTGGCAACTGTTAAGGTAGCTTTTGCAGCAGATATATCTAAAGTCATTGCAGTGGACACTTTAGTCTTGATCATATTATCTGACAAAATAGAAAATCCACGATGATCTCCAGAATACTTATACTGCCCTCCGCTAGCTATCTCTCCGAAAAACTCCCAAGGAGCAAAACTTCTTTGGTGTATAATATATTTTTCTAGCCCATCTAAATCTATACTTCTAATTACATCCCCCTCAGCGTACGAATATGGACAATTCCATGGATAAGATTTCGCCAACGGATCTACAGATAATTTTCCAATTCTGGGATCATATATCCTGAACCCATAATCGTATTGGTTTCCCACCCCTTCGCCTCGTTATCATTCTCCTTCCCATTAAACCCGTACCGATACCCTCCACCGTTAAACACCCTTCCCGGTATCTGCATACCGAAAGGGTAATAATCCACCGCGCTCAACAAATTATCCCCATTCCCCGACTTTTGAATTTACACATATTTTACTAGATAGTGTCGGGGCTTTATGTTTAAAGTAAATTTTGAGTTCTGAAAAACTGCTCCATATCCGATTTAAACCGTTCCTTGTCAAAATCCTTGACTTTCTTAAGCAAA includes the following:
- a CDS encoding DUF6843 domain-containing protein, whose product is MAKSYPWNCPYSYAEGDVIRSIDLDGLEKYIIHQRSFAPWEFFGEIASGGQYKYSGDHRGFSILSDNMIKTKVSTAMTLDISAAKATLTVAKQFGNTIRYDGETGEALKTAPIVNPEVIMWNAQRNGSEVSVKARIEGQAPLAPFPILDPISSLIDQPIVWTGETSIDNHISDGYINVSYSLIGKGFPAFESFIEDAKGTKLFIGAYTSPAKSNILQALSGSELSLSRTFNTKISTDQDGNFNGVYTKDRNGNDVVVSPATYNAQISNASPARDLPGKKFLSMKISLWVIVVGLSFMLMSCDHTLHCEKHFIPSGYVGKVTVYFNQKNGQKQYDKDGCIVYSIPKDGKCLSALPIKQGTAYPNQTFTFFELVSKDSTNQIFEFYENEYLKDTIHNREKKYIFLLSSGYSEGNYNFEYYVDYGKAYKSHLHY
- a CDS encoding polymorphic toxin type 44 domain-containing protein produces the protein MLATISDKRIPVYENDGLTVAYYDVDLLSATDYYPFGMQMPGRVFNGWGYRYGFNGQEKSDEIKGEENSYTAEFWEYDSRLGRRWNTDPKPHPSISNYATFANNPIFNIDVLGDTTYRFNKSDGKYLGMFDTDAFGQIGSYGSMKSIGKGKNKQEIWDGLRFEFADPQADAQQIRDGIIDKLIFVSNGELKGILTSQGAFKYDNKNSLRSFYKKSKGGQPFDYSYSLIPTKYASQGASSDPLNSPSPMLFLPEGDYTVHNHMNFGNYLWAASGFTLGFSYATLQLGAHFNSKMNSGSNGYPSKWDSEDDQNSIKKGAFHAQQFKYRTILELRHQAEIKKKGGSR